The Geothrix sp. genome window below encodes:
- a CDS encoding enoyl-ACP reductase, whose amino-acid sequence MVTKGGLLEGKRGLIIGVANKRSIAWGITQKVAEAGAQLCLTYQNERLGENVRELAAELKNPILLPMDVGSDSQIVMAFDEIRKKWGKLDFVVHAVAYAPRQALEGRFVETSREDFRVAHDISAYSLAAVCNAAQPLMAEGGSIVTLSYLGGERVVPGYNVMGVAKAALESCVRYLAADLGPQGIRVNAISAGPIKTLASSAIPGIGSKLKQHRSHTPLQRDTDQLEVGDAGVFLVSDMGRGITGQVLYVDGGFSIMAG is encoded by the coding sequence ATGGTGACCAAGGGCGGGCTGTTGGAGGGCAAACGCGGTCTGATCATCGGCGTGGCCAACAAGCGGTCCATCGCCTGGGGCATCACGCAGAAGGTCGCGGAGGCCGGGGCCCAGCTCTGCCTGACCTATCAGAACGAGCGGCTGGGCGAGAATGTCCGGGAGCTGGCGGCCGAGTTGAAGAATCCCATCCTGCTGCCCATGGATGTGGGCAGCGACAGCCAGATTGTCATGGCCTTCGACGAGATACGGAAGAAGTGGGGGAAGCTCGACTTCGTGGTGCATGCCGTGGCCTACGCGCCGCGCCAGGCTCTAGAGGGTCGCTTCGTAGAGACCAGCCGCGAGGACTTCCGCGTGGCCCACGACATCAGCGCCTACTCCCTGGCCGCCGTCTGCAATGCGGCCCAGCCCCTCATGGCCGAAGGCGGCTCCATCGTGACGCTGAGCTACCTGGGCGGCGAGCGGGTGGTGCCTGGCTACAATGTGATGGGCGTGGCCAAGGCCGCCCTGGAATCCTGCGTCCGCTACCTGGCCGCCGACCTGGGCCCCCAGGGCATCCGCGTGAACGCCATCTCGGCGGGACCCATCAAGACCCTGGCGTCCTCGGCCATCCCGGGCATCGGCTCCAAGCTCAAGCAGCACCGCTCCCACACGCCCCTGCAGCGGGACACCGACCAGCTGGAAGTGGGCGATGCCGGCGTCTTCCTGGTCAGCGACATGGGCCGTGGCATCACCGGCCAGGTGCTCTATGTCGATGGTGGCTTCAGCATCATGGCGGGGTGA
- a CDS encoding peroxiredoxin — MSIQPGTSLPAFSLQDDQGHTVTNKDLKGHWTVLYAYPKDSTPGCTTEACDFRDNLARVQSLGAQVCGISRDSLKSHQTFIAKQSLPFRLLSDPDCALLNPLGAFGKKLMYGKGVQGIIRSTFLIDPKGVIRHVWPKVSVKGHVEAVLEVLAALQKG, encoded by the coding sequence ATGAGCATCCAGCCCGGCACCTCCCTTCCCGCATTCTCCCTCCAGGACGACCAGGGCCACACCGTCACCAACAAGGACCTGAAGGGCCACTGGACCGTGCTTTACGCCTACCCCAAGGACAGCACCCCCGGCTGTACGACGGAAGCCTGCGACTTCCGGGACAACCTGGCCCGCGTGCAGTCCCTGGGCGCCCAGGTCTGCGGCATCAGCCGCGACAGCCTGAAGAGCCATCAGACTTTCATCGCCAAGCAGAGCCTGCCTTTCCGCCTGCTTTCCGATCCCGACTGCGCCCTGCTCAACCCCCTGGGCGCCTTCGGGAAGAAGCTCATGTACGGCAAGGGGGTGCAGGGCATCATCCGCAGCACCTTCCTGATCGACCCCAAGGGCGTGATCCGCCATGTCTGGCCCAAGGTCAGCGTGAAGGGACATGTCGAGGCCGTGCTCGAGGTCCTGGCAGCCCTGCAAAAAGGCTGA
- a CDS encoding L-serine ammonia-lyase, iron-sulfur-dependent, subunit alpha: MRFSEFLDAEWKPALGCTEPAAVAHATSLAAAQGTGEIQQVSLVVDPRTYKNCHAVGIPNSGGRTGVLWALALGARLPDPSLGLGCFAAVDAGLLASAKGLLDQKAVRVEVDPSHPDLYIDCTVAREGGMGRAVLEVEHTHLARLEANGVQIGGSPSLSGAAGLSSPRATVGAMGIQELRRLAISISEEDRARLREGAAFNLAMAEHGVSLLPPGFVPPAGTDRLVRLSRLVSAGVFARMSGEPLMVVSLAGSGNKGITLSVPVTLWGREGGHDQVRIEEALAFGCLMTSATTHHLGTLSAVCGASNAAGIGIALAILLLEGATPAQMDLAVANMVGNVAGMICDGAKIGCAMKAMTGVDAAFRSVALALADFGIPATDGIVGIDGDASLANLGRLARRGMIGVDAEVLEIMQAKL; encoded by the coding sequence ATGCGCTTTTCCGAGTTCCTGGATGCCGAATGGAAACCCGCCCTGGGGTGCACGGAGCCCGCCGCGGTGGCCCACGCCACCAGCCTGGCCGCCGCCCAAGGGACGGGCGAGATCCAGCAGGTGAGCCTGGTGGTGGATCCCCGCACCTACAAGAACTGCCATGCCGTCGGCATCCCCAACAGCGGTGGGCGCACCGGCGTGCTCTGGGCCCTGGCCCTGGGCGCCCGGTTGCCGGACCCCTCCCTGGGGCTGGGCTGCTTCGCCGCCGTGGATGCGGGGCTCCTGGCCTCGGCGAAGGGCCTCCTGGACCAGAAGGCGGTCCGCGTCGAGGTGGACCCGTCCCACCCGGACCTCTACATCGATTGCACGGTGGCCCGCGAGGGTGGCATGGGCCGGGCGGTGCTGGAGGTGGAGCACACCCACCTGGCCCGGCTGGAGGCGAATGGCGTCCAGATCGGCGGCAGCCCGTCCCTGAGCGGCGCGGCGGGCCTGTCCTCCCCGCGGGCCACCGTGGGAGCCATGGGCATCCAGGAGCTGCGGAGGCTTGCCATCTCGATTTCTGAGGAAGACCGGGCCCGGCTGCGGGAGGGCGCGGCATTCAATCTCGCCATGGCCGAACATGGTGTCTCCCTGCTTCCTCCAGGGTTCGTACCGCCCGCGGGGACGGACCGGCTCGTGCGGCTCTCCCGGCTCGTCAGCGCCGGCGTCTTCGCGCGCATGTCCGGTGAGCCGCTCATGGTCGTGTCCCTGGCCGGTTCCGGCAACAAGGGCATCACCCTGTCGGTGCCCGTCACGCTCTGGGGCCGCGAGGGCGGGCATGACCAGGTCCGGATCGAGGAGGCCCTGGCCTTCGGCTGTCTGATGACCTCGGCCACGACGCACCATCTCGGCACGCTGTCGGCCGTCTGCGGGGCATCCAATGCCGCGGGCATCGGCATCGCCCTGGCGATCCTCCTTCTGGAGGGGGCGACGCCCGCGCAGATGGACCTCGCCGTGGCGAACATGGTGGGCAATGTGGCGGGCATGATCTGCGACGGTGCCAAGATCGGCTGCGCGATGAAGGCCATGACGGGGGTGGACGCGGCCTTCCGGTCGGTGGCGCTGGCCCTGGCGGATTTCGGCATCCCGGCCACGGATGGCATCGTGGGCATCGATGGCGATGCTTCCCTCGCCAACCTCGGGCGCCTGGCCCGCCGCGGCATGATCGGCGTGGATGCCGAGGTGCTGGAGATCATGCAGGCGAAGCTCTAG